Proteins co-encoded in one Lacerta agilis isolate rLacAgi1 chromosome 6, rLacAgi1.pri, whole genome shotgun sequence genomic window:
- the TRIB3 gene encoding tribbles homolog 3, with protein MSLLAQECPLVVASQKKKQRLDFDDAPETSIPGPKRPRLSLLPSPSPCLQPLASSPPPATDQESRISQIGPYILLEATEGSRCYRAVDRHTEAEYTCKVYPAKSYPEVLAPYAALPAHPSIARVADVIAGDQNIYVFFQPGRDDMHNYVRRCKRLPEPEAAVLFRQMAEAVAHCHQHGVVLRDLKLRKFVFADRERSKLLLENLEDSCLLNGPDDSLVDKHGCPAYVGPEILSSKTSYSGKAADVWSLGVVLYTLLVGCYPFQDTKPLSLFGKIRRGRFAVPEDLSPKARCLIRCLLRKDPSERLTASGILLHPWLAPGSTPEGSWSGPSRDQGLEQVVPDVGGLREVKAKEEEEGGLYS; from the exons aTGAGTCTGCTTGCGCAGGAGTGCCCTCTGGTGGTTGcatcgcagaagaagaagcagcggCTGGACTTTGACGATGCACCTGAGACCAGCATCCCAGGACCCAAGCGCCCGCGTCTCAGCCTGCTGCCAAGCCCAAGCCCTTGCCTCCAACCCCTTGCCTCTAGCCCCCCTCCTGCCACAGACCAGGAGTCGAGGATATCCCAGATTGGCCCATATATCCTTCTAGAGGCCACCGAAGGCAGCCGCTGCTACAGGGCTGTGGACAGACACACGGAGGCAGAATATACCTGCAAG GTCTACCCAGCCAAGAGCTACCCGGAGGTGCTGGCCCCTTACGCCGCCCTTCCAGCTCATCCCAGCATCGCCCGTGTGGCGGATGTGATTGCCGGGGACCAGAACATTTACGTCTTCTTCCAGCCCGGGAGGGACGACATGCACAACTATGTGCGGCGGTGCAAGCGCCTTCCCGAGCCCGAGGCTGCTGTCCTCTTCCGTCAGATGGCCGAAGCGGTTGCCCACTGCCACCAGCACGGGGTGGTCCTCCGGGACCTCAAGCTGCGAAAATTCGTGTTTGCTGACCGAGAAAG ATCCAAACTGCTGCTGGAGAATCTGGAGGACTCGTGTTTGCTGAATGGTCCCGACGACTCCTTGGTGGACAAACACGGCTGCCCGGCCTACGTGGGTCCCGAGATCCTCAGCTCCAAGACGTCCTACTCTGGCAAGGCTGCTGACGTCTGGAGCCTGGGTGTGGTGCTCTATACCCTCCTCGTGGGGTGCTACCCCTTCCAAGACACCAAGCCCCTGTCTCTCTTCGGCAAGATCCGCCGCGGGCGCTTTGCCGTCCCCGAGGACCTCTCGCCCAAAGCCCGCTGCCTCATCCGCTGCCTCCTGCGGAAGGACCCATCTGAGAGGCTCACAGCCAGCGGGATCCTGTTGCACCCATGGCTGGCTCCTGGCAGCACCCCCGAGGGCTCGTGGAGCGGGCCCTCCAGAGATCAGGGGCTGGAGCAGGTGGTCCCGGACGTGGGGGGCTTGAGGGAGGTCAAGgccaaagaggaagaggaggggggactGTACAGCTGA